In the Acidobacteriota bacterium genome, CGCCCACGCTGTGTAAACAACATCTGGCCTGGGTCATGCGACCGAAGTCATGCGACCGAAGTCATGCGGCCGAAGTCACGCGGCCGAAGTCATGCGACCGAAGTCACGCGACCGAAGTCTACGCGACCGAATCTACGCGGTGGCGGAAGCGGTCGGCGAAGTCGAAGTCGAGGTCGCGGTGGTCGTCGGCATCTTCTCGTCCGACTTGCCATTCGCGCGGCTGCCGGGTTTCTGGATGTCGATGCCGCCCTTGAAGAAGGCGCCGTCTTCGATGGAGATGCGCTGCGCGATAACGTCGCCGGTGAGCGAGCCTTCGTTGCGGATGTCCACACGATCGCTGGCGTTCAGGTTGCCCTTCACCTTGCCGATCACGACGATCTCGCGCGCCACCACGTTGGCGTTCACCACGCCGTTGCGGCCCACGGTCACGCGATTGCCCGCCAAGTTGATGGCGCCTTCCACCCGGCCATCGATGTAGAGCGACTCCGAGCCGCTCACTTCGCCTTTGATCACGAGCGACTTGCCGATCGTGGCCTGTTCAGTGGGGTTCAGAGCGGCATTACGCGGCGCGGACGCCGGCGTGGGTTCGCCCATCGGATTCAGGTTCTGCGGGGTCGTGCTCATAACATTCTTCTCCGGTTCGGGGGTAGTGGTCTTCGCTGCGGGGGTGGCGGGGGGATTCGCGGGCTTCCACATTGGGCTTGTCCTCTGTCTGGATCGGCTGGATCGGTGACGCGCTGGTGGACGATGTGTGTGGCCCACTCGCGCTCGTGTTCTAGTGTGGACGACCGTGGTTGCGGCCCGCCCGTTTACAGTTGCTTGGGGGATGACCAGGCACTCGCACGTTCCGTGCCAAACAGAGTCTCTGCCCGGTTGTTGCTCAATGCTACGCTGCAAAGGCCGTTTGGCGGGGTTTTACTGCTCCCGCTGCCTTCGCATCACAAACACGATGCAGCGCGAACCGCGTTCGGAGCGGGTAAATCTTGCGCCGCCCGGAGCATTTCTTATATCGGGTAAAGGCCCTACTGCGAAAAGTCATTCGCGCTTAACATGGGACTACGGCGAACGGGTCGTGTGACCGCGTCGAAAATGACACACCGAGACGTCGGAGCCGCACACCTCTTGAACCAACCATGCTGAACGATCAGGACATCCTCCGCCACATCGAGCGCCAGCCCAATCAGACGGCGGGGTT is a window encoding:
- a CDS encoding polymer-forming cytoskeletal protein, with the translated sequence MWKPANPPATPAAKTTTPEPEKNVMSTTPQNLNPMGEPTPASAPRNAALNPTEQATIGKSLVIKGEVSGSESLYIDGRVEGAINLAGNRVTVGRNGVVNANVVAREIVVIGKVKGNLNASDRVDIRNEGSLTGDVIAQRISIEDGAFFKGGIDIQKPGSRANGKSDEKMPTTTATSTSTSPTASATA